In Ictalurus punctatus breed USDA103 chromosome 3, Coco_2.0, whole genome shotgun sequence, the following are encoded in one genomic region:
- the pcbd1 gene encoding pterin-4-alpha-carbinolamine dehydratase, with protein MAGKIQVLTLDEREQLLPMLRNAQWAEVVGRDALYKEFIFKDFNQAFGFMSRVALQAEKMDHHPEWFNVYNKVHITLSTHECGGLSKRDISLATFIDQVSVL; from the exons ATG GCTGGTAAGATTCAGGTTCTGACTTTGGACGAGAGAGAGCAGCTGCTCCCAATGCTCCGCAACGCACAGTGGGCCGAAGTGGTGGGTAGGGATGCACTCTATAAGGAGTTTATTTTCAAAGACTTTAACCAG GCCTTTGGGTTCATGTCTAGAGTAGCTCTGCAGGCTGAGAAAATGGACCATCATCCCGAGTGGTTCAATGTTTACAACAAG GTTCACATCACTCTCAGCACACACGAGTGTGGAGGACTATCTAAGCGTGACATTTCCCTTGCTACTTTCATTGATCAAGTCTCAGTGTTGTGA